In Jatrophihabitans endophyticus, one DNA window encodes the following:
- a CDS encoding MFS transporter — translation MSSTHDPDAPADATPARTAWPRSFRLLAYASLISGLGDGARFAALPLLATTITGNTLLVAAVTIAGQLPLLLVGPVAGVVVDRSDRARQLWRTATVQAVVMGVFAALVIAGSSGIWIILVASFVLAATETLSFNLQAAAVPDLVPPQRLPAANSIVQGAQFVASDLVGIAIGSLLFSWHPTAPFVVDAVSFALAAALLGGVRLRRRGPTATATATAAPTKVSVASVRSDIVFGVRWLWSHRLLRALCLVTALGNFVVISILSIAVLFALKVLGVTAAVYGLLMAVIAVGGLVGLLLAPLIDRAVGPGRALQLTFGIAPLPTLVVGLTDSPVVASIALFFVSGSVSIGNVVSVSVRQSVVPRELFGRVNASFRLLASGFGPAAGAVAGGLAEAFGLHAPFLFGALVFLVGAVIGALAISNTAIEHGRSARVDADGDGDGDDATGPVVDEVLAPAERPVDTPALRHRLAAAGLVLVLAALVVVQTAGLRLPDSPPRTVGAGTFSGQRAVDTIGRLAHLHRTIGKPGNDEARAAIVAGFTRLGLHPTVTTRTAAVSSADTTHAVGTVSDIVTMVRGSDPTGTVVVDAHYDSVPTGFGAVDDLLNVGVVHELARALTHGERPRNNIVFLVADGEEEGSLGAKAFVDAHLVDPARTVVLNLEARGTNGPAVMFQTVGRRVGHALDALGRGTITATSVSNEVYRLLPNDTDLTVFGDHGYSGLNFALIGGSPDYHTPHDDATRLHPGAAQAMGDATLGPLRYLSTADLRHDATGSRTYFSTTWSTIDWPHWLDFVICPLAVALLLGLVGGGGRLGLRRRSIGKAAAGFALPVLGSGILAFGVWYVETAVKPELLQFTSGDTYHPATTIAGLAIGGAALLVLWYRWMRRTARPLEIVVGILCWLAGLGVVLLVVAPTASYIVAVPALIGGLLALVTAAVTTPESAWRPLAGAGIVVVPVLLMYPVVSLLFPTLGLSLAAPGLIFGVLAFAGLAALLELVPRAGLRVLTPLTGVAAVAVLVLGYAIDGTDARHPRSVSIGYAVDGDTGTARWVSDAPVADPAIASLVPRSANLATEFPSLADRTFLVGPASRSAALTPIRLTGSAVHAEPGGRAAVFTVRPPAGTESTYVYAHVASGVSVRSAVAGGQRLPGGTNRSFAPGGWTWGFRFSGVHRDGIPVTLHLGGTGPIQVRVVAEQAGLPAVAGAPTLPKDASFSPWPSVAGQSIIVGTFDLTP, via the coding sequence ATGAGCTCGACGCACGATCCCGATGCGCCGGCGGACGCGACACCCGCGCGCACGGCCTGGCCTCGCTCGTTCCGGCTGCTCGCGTACGCGTCGCTGATCTCGGGTCTGGGCGACGGGGCCCGGTTCGCCGCCCTGCCGCTGCTCGCGACGACCATCACCGGCAACACCCTGCTGGTCGCGGCGGTCACGATCGCCGGACAGCTGCCGCTGCTGCTCGTCGGCCCGGTCGCGGGCGTCGTCGTCGACCGCAGCGACCGCGCCCGACAGCTGTGGCGCACGGCCACCGTCCAAGCGGTCGTCATGGGGGTGTTCGCGGCACTGGTGATCGCCGGCTCGTCCGGGATATGGATCATCCTGGTCGCCTCGTTCGTGCTGGCCGCGACCGAGACGCTGAGCTTCAACCTGCAGGCCGCGGCCGTACCCGACCTCGTGCCGCCCCAGCGGCTACCCGCCGCGAACAGCATCGTGCAGGGTGCGCAGTTCGTCGCCAGCGACCTCGTCGGCATCGCGATCGGCTCGCTGCTGTTCAGCTGGCACCCGACCGCGCCGTTCGTCGTCGACGCGGTGTCGTTCGCGCTCGCCGCCGCCCTGCTCGGTGGCGTCCGGCTGCGGCGGCGGGGCCCCACCGCAACGGCGACGGCAACGGCAGCACCGACCAAGGTCAGCGTCGCAAGCGTCCGGTCCGACATCGTCTTCGGCGTGCGCTGGCTGTGGAGCCACCGACTGCTGCGTGCCCTGTGCCTGGTGACCGCCCTGGGCAACTTCGTCGTCATCAGCATCCTGTCGATCGCGGTGCTGTTCGCCCTGAAGGTCCTCGGCGTGACCGCCGCCGTGTACGGCCTGTTGATGGCGGTGATCGCCGTGGGCGGGCTCGTCGGCCTGCTGCTGGCGCCGCTGATCGACCGAGCCGTCGGCCCGGGCCGGGCCCTGCAGCTCACCTTCGGCATCGCCCCGTTGCCGACCCTGGTCGTCGGGCTCACGGACTCCCCGGTCGTCGCCTCGATCGCGCTGTTCTTCGTCAGCGGCAGCGTCTCGATCGGCAACGTCGTCAGCGTCTCGGTCCGCCAGTCGGTCGTCCCGCGCGAGCTGTTCGGTCGCGTGAACGCCTCCTTCCGCCTGCTGGCCTCCGGTTTCGGCCCGGCCGCCGGTGCCGTCGCCGGCGGACTGGCCGAGGCGTTCGGGCTGCACGCGCCGTTCCTCTTCGGCGCGCTGGTGTTCCTCGTCGGGGCCGTCATCGGCGCGCTCGCCATCTCCAACACGGCGATCGAGCACGGCCGCTCCGCGCGCGTCGACGCCGACGGCGACGGCGACGGCGACGACGCCACCGGACCTGTCGTCGACGAGGTCCTCGCGCCGGCCGAGCGGCCGGTCGACACGCCGGCCCTGCGCCACCGGCTCGCAGCCGCCGGGCTGGTGCTCGTGCTCGCCGCCCTCGTCGTCGTGCAGACCGCCGGCCTCCGGCTACCCGACTCGCCGCCGCGCACCGTCGGCGCGGGCACGTTCTCCGGACAACGCGCCGTCGACACGATCGGCCGCCTCGCCCACCTGCACCGCACCATCGGCAAGCCGGGCAACGACGAGGCCCGAGCCGCCATCGTCGCCGGCTTCACCCGCCTGGGCCTGCACCCGACCGTCACGACGCGCACCGCCGCGGTCAGCTCGGCCGACACCACCCACGCCGTCGGCACGGTCAGCGACATCGTGACGATGGTGCGGGGCAGCGATCCGACGGGCACCGTGGTCGTCGACGCCCACTACGACTCCGTCCCGACCGGATTCGGCGCCGTCGACGACCTGCTCAACGTCGGCGTCGTCCACGAGCTGGCCCGCGCCCTGACCCACGGCGAGCGTCCGCGCAACAACATCGTCTTCCTCGTCGCCGACGGCGAGGAGGAGGGCTCGCTGGGAGCGAAGGCGTTCGTCGACGCCCACCTGGTCGATCCGGCCCGCACCGTGGTCCTCAACCTGGAGGCGCGGGGCACGAACGGGCCCGCCGTCATGTTCCAGACCGTCGGCCGTCGCGTCGGCCACGCCTTGGACGCCCTCGGGCGCGGCACCATCACCGCGACATCGGTGTCCAACGAGGTGTACCGGCTGCTGCCCAACGACACCGACCTGACGGTGTTCGGCGACCATGGCTACAGCGGCCTCAACTTCGCGCTGATCGGGGGGTCCCCCGACTACCACACGCCCCACGACGACGCCACGCGCCTTCACCCCGGCGCCGCGCAGGCGATGGGCGACGCGACCCTGGGCCCACTGCGCTATCTGTCGACCGCCGACCTCCGCCACGACGCGACCGGGAGCCGCACGTACTTCTCCACGACGTGGTCCACCATCGACTGGCCGCACTGGCTCGACTTCGTCATCTGTCCGCTGGCGGTCGCGCTGCTGCTCGGCCTCGTCGGCGGCGGCGGGCGACTGGGGCTGCGACGGCGCTCGATAGGCAAGGCGGCAGCCGGCTTCGCCCTGCCGGTGCTCGGCAGCGGCATCCTCGCCTTCGGCGTCTGGTACGTCGAGACCGCGGTCAAGCCCGAGCTGCTGCAGTTCACCAGCGGCGACACCTACCATCCCGCGACCACGATCGCGGGCCTCGCGATCGGCGGCGCCGCGCTCCTCGTCCTCTGGTACCGCTGGATGCGGCGCACGGCCCGTCCGCTCGAGATCGTGGTGGGCATCCTGTGCTGGCTGGCCGGGCTCGGTGTCGTCCTGCTGGTCGTCGCCCCGACCGCGAGCTACATCGTGGCCGTGCCGGCCCTGATCGGCGGGCTGCTCGCCCTGGTGACGGCGGCCGTCACCACACCCGAGTCGGCCTGGCGTCCGCTCGCCGGCGCCGGCATCGTCGTCGTCCCGGTGCTGCTCATGTACCCCGTCGTGTCGCTGCTCTTCCCCACCCTCGGCCTGTCCCTCGCGGCGCCCGGACTGATCTTCGGGGTGCTCGCGTTCGCCGGTCTCGCCGCCCTGCTGGAGCTCGTCCCCCGGGCGGGCCTGCGGGTGCTGACGCCACTGACCGGCGTCGCGGCGGTCGCGGTCCTGGTGCTCGGCTACGCGATCGACGGCACGGACGCCCGACACCCGCGCAGCGTGAGCATCGGGTACGCGGTCGACGGCGACACCGGCACCGCTCGGTGGGTCAGTGACGCACCGGTTGCCGACCCGGCGATCGCCTCGCTGGTGCCGCGGTCGGCGAACCTCGCCACCGAGTTCCCGAGCCTCGCCGACCGCACCTTCCTCGTCGGACCGGCGAGCCGCAGCGCCGCCCTCACGCCGATCCGTCTGACCGGCAGCGCCGTGCACGCCGAGCCGGGTGGCCGAGCCGCCGTGTTCACCGTCCGGCCGCCCGCGGGTACCGAGTCGACCTACGTGTACGCACACGTCGCCTCGGGGGTGTCGGTCCGCTCGGCGGTCGCCGGGGGGCAGCGCCTACCCGGCGGGACCAACCGGTCGTTCGCGCCCGGCGGCTGGACGTGGGGTTTCCGCTTCAGCGGAGTGCACCGCGACGGCATCCCGGTGACGCTCCATCTCGGTGGCACGGGGCCGATCCAGGTGCGCGTCGTCGCCGAACAGGCCGGCCTCCCGGCGGTGGCGGGCGCCCCGACCCTGCCGAAGGACGCGTCCTTCTCGCCGTGGCCCTCGGTCGCCGGACAGTCGATAATCGTCGGCACGTTCGACCTGACGCCCTGA
- a CDS encoding non-ribosomal peptide synthetase has product MPPPFDLPSAVLAAHLRVAGELSGDDLVEVEAEGTDGDSSTTTVAVDLAGATWRDLHHQLGPVAGALRLADARRATTVTLDGDELTVHADSGDAAVRLVGYHEAALGLLVDDPDADASAGRLIDAAEEAWQQRTLHGASVPVDDLLVPDRIVANCARLGPSPALVDGARTWSYADVEAASGRVSAALAAGGVGRGDVVAVVSERHADWVLVLLGVLRSGAVYCPIDPRFPAERIRQMVVRSGARVVLTDTRGDDLAARLALADGHRVETMAALLAAAADADADAAAPPVDLRPDDAAYIFFTSGSTGQPKASLLGHDGMRNHVAAKIADLGMGADARLAQVAPQCFDISIWQVLAPLVTGGVVVVVPQDVVTDVSRFVDLLDRERITVVQVVPSYLDVVIDELTRRGRAPAALRAVSVTGEALLPDLVERWFATVPDVPLLNAYGLTETSDDTCHQLLGAPPADGVVPLGRPVQNVTAYVVDADLRLVPFGAPGELVFGGVCVGLGYCGDPERTAAAFVPDPFVPGGTLYRTGDFGRWRPDGALEFFGRRDSQIKINGHRIEIGEIEANLRVAADDSDCAVVVLGRGPAARLAAFVAAAPHRPLARYRAALADVVPPHLVPSEFHWVDRLPLTDNGKVDRVTLATAAAPVGANRTTPPRLVTPAERLLAQAWAAVLGCGPDDIDRDDAFTALGGTSVAALRVVARLDGRVRAEDFLRAPTLAELATRLTHTGDRPLVHAFGEAAAGDVIACPYAGGTAAAFAPMAAALHAHGIRVLGCDRPADDVPADDVPADGAGLGGTDGVLTRTAHRIVDEAAHLGVREPVVWGHSAGAALAIAVCDELARRAIPVRALVIGAFALPADARLDTRIEQWHEGGAELARADLEAELAALTEPGASGDIGDLLDERAVRRYRRDVLAALHYLRERRVGPAVRVPAVLAVGERDHPLGPDDRRGWLDLVPGIRHVRVPDADHYFVQTAPHAAAQIVLDLGATIGPRA; this is encoded by the coding sequence GTGCCTCCTCCGTTCGACCTGCCGAGCGCGGTGCTCGCCGCGCACCTGCGGGTCGCCGGCGAGCTGAGCGGGGACGACCTCGTCGAGGTCGAGGCCGAGGGCACGGACGGGGACTCCTCGACCACCACGGTCGCCGTCGACCTGGCGGGCGCCACCTGGCGCGACCTGCACCACCAGCTCGGCCCGGTGGCGGGGGCGCTGCGTCTCGCCGACGCCCGTCGGGCCACGACGGTCACGCTGGACGGCGACGAGCTGACCGTCCACGCCGACAGCGGTGACGCAGCCGTGCGCCTCGTCGGCTACCACGAGGCGGCCCTGGGCCTGCTCGTCGACGACCCGGACGCCGACGCGAGCGCCGGGCGACTGATCGACGCAGCCGAGGAGGCGTGGCAACAGCGGACCCTGCACGGCGCGTCGGTCCCCGTCGACGACCTGCTGGTGCCCGACCGCATCGTCGCCAACTGCGCCCGGCTCGGCCCGTCGCCCGCCCTGGTCGACGGCGCGCGCACCTGGAGCTACGCCGACGTCGAGGCCGCGTCGGGTCGTGTCTCGGCTGCCCTGGCCGCCGGCGGCGTCGGGCGCGGCGACGTCGTCGCCGTCGTCAGCGAGCGGCACGCGGACTGGGTGCTCGTCCTGCTCGGCGTCCTGCGTAGCGGCGCCGTCTACTGCCCGATCGATCCCCGCTTCCCCGCGGAGCGGATCCGGCAGATGGTCGTCCGGTCCGGGGCGCGCGTCGTGCTGACCGACACGCGCGGCGACGACCTCGCCGCACGCCTCGCGCTGGCCGACGGCCACCGCGTCGAGACCATGGCAGCCCTGCTCGCCGCCGCTGCCGACGCCGACGCCGACGCGGCGGCGCCGCCGGTCGACCTCCGCCCGGACGACGCCGCGTACATCTTCTTCACCTCGGGCTCGACGGGACAGCCCAAGGCCTCGTTGCTCGGGCACGACGGCATGCGCAACCACGTCGCGGCCAAGATCGCCGACCTCGGGATGGGGGCGGACGCGCGCCTGGCACAGGTCGCCCCGCAGTGCTTCGACATCTCCATCTGGCAGGTCCTGGCACCGCTGGTCACCGGTGGCGTCGTCGTGGTCGTGCCGCAGGACGTCGTCACCGACGTCTCGCGCTTCGTCGACCTCCTCGACCGTGAACGGATCACCGTCGTCCAGGTCGTTCCGTCCTATCTCGACGTCGTCATCGACGAGCTCACCCGGCGGGGCCGGGCACCGGCGGCACTGCGCGCCGTGAGCGTGACCGGCGAGGCGCTGCTGCCCGACCTCGTCGAGCGCTGGTTCGCCACCGTGCCCGACGTCCCGCTGCTCAACGCCTACGGCCTGACCGAGACATCCGACGACACGTGTCATCAGCTGCTCGGCGCGCCGCCCGCCGACGGCGTGGTGCCGCTCGGACGCCCGGTCCAGAACGTCACCGCGTACGTCGTGGACGCCGACCTGCGGCTCGTGCCGTTCGGCGCCCCCGGCGAGCTCGTCTTCGGTGGGGTGTGCGTCGGCCTCGGTTACTGCGGGGATCCCGAACGTACGGCGGCCGCGTTCGTCCCGGACCCGTTCGTCCCCGGCGGCACGCTCTACCGGACCGGCGACTTCGGTCGCTGGCGGCCCGACGGCGCACTGGAGTTCTTCGGCCGCAGGGACAGTCAGATCAAGATCAATGGCCATCGCATCGAGATCGGCGAGATCGAGGCCAACCTGCGGGTCGCCGCCGACGACAGCGACTGCGCCGTCGTCGTCCTGGGACGCGGCCCGGCCGCCCGCCTCGCCGCGTTCGTCGCCGCTGCGCCGCACCGTCCCCTCGCCCGGTACCGGGCGGCGCTGGCCGACGTCGTCCCGCCCCACCTGGTGCCGAGCGAGTTCCACTGGGTCGACCGGTTGCCGCTGACCGACAACGGCAAGGTCGACCGGGTGACGCTGGCTACGGCGGCGGCCCCGGTCGGCGCGAACCGGACCACGCCGCCGCGGCTGGTCACCCCGGCGGAGCGGCTGCTCGCGCAGGCGTGGGCGGCCGTGCTCGGCTGCGGGCCGGACGACATCGACCGGGACGACGCCTTCACCGCGCTGGGCGGCACCTCCGTCGCCGCACTGCGGGTGGTGGCCCGGCTCGACGGCCGGGTGCGCGCCGAGGACTTCCTGCGGGCACCGACCCTCGCCGAGCTCGCGACCCGCCTCACCCACACCGGCGATCGTCCGCTCGTCCATGCCTTCGGCGAGGCGGCTGCCGGCGACGTGATCGCCTGCCCCTACGCAGGTGGCACGGCGGCGGCCTTCGCGCCGATGGCCGCGGCACTGCACGCGCACGGGATCCGAGTCCTGGGCTGCGACCGGCCGGCCGACGACGTGCCGGCCGACGACGTGCCGGCCGACGGCGCCGGGCTCGGCGGCACCGACGGCGTCCTGACGCGCACCGCGCACCGGATCGTCGACGAGGCCGCGCACCTCGGCGTCCGAGAGCCGGTGGTGTGGGGCCACTCCGCGGGCGCAGCGCTCGCGATCGCCGTGTGCGACGAGCTCGCTCGCCGAGCGATCCCGGTACGAGCGCTGGTGATCGGTGCGTTCGCCCTCCCGGCCGACGCGCGCCTCGACACTCGCATCGAGCAGTGGCACGAGGGCGGCGCCGAGCTCGCCCGCGCCGACCTCGAGGCCGAGCTCGCCGCGCTCACCGAGCCGGGCGCGTCGGGCGACATCGGCGACCTCCTCGACGAACGGGCCGTGCGGCGATACCGCCGCGATGTCCTCGCCGCGCTGCACTATCTCCGCGAGCGCCGCGTCGGCCCCGCCGTGCGCGTCCCGGCCGTGCTGGCGGTCGGCGAACGGGATCACCCGCTCGGCCCGGACGACCGACGCGGCTGGCTCGACCTCGTGCCCGGCATCCGGCACGTCCGGGTGCCGGATGCGGATCACTACTTCGTGCAGACCGCACCGCACGCCGCGGCGCAGATCGTGCTGGATCTCGGTGCGACGATCGGCCCGCGGGCGTGA
- a CDS encoding D-alanine--D-alanine ligase family protein encodes MTAEVGDRLAALVRDRWSAAPVVLAVNRFDGAMRALAAELAAVGADVRGIVSAEPIPVDVHPAAPRWAASGHGHRLTRTGFDRWLRTAPDDVATFLDVVDPHRQARVLASTYTAVPELFGRPVHGWWRADSARWEDKTAVDTLWAAAGMPAPAHRIVDLSDPPDAAGILAGLDRGRGVMIAADASQVVLGSSKGLRWVHSPDETRAALADLARFSATARAATFVDGVPFSILGMVRPDGVAVFEPFEILTLLGPEPAPLVYCGTSTHWHAPAPVRDGIRRATRRVGTLLAEQDGYRGVFSVDGVAGRDFVATELNPRHVSGLTLWAGRPDVPFRLFARDTQEGTDAPYASIGTSELEEFVASTLRDSPGTVAWIPDPDHGAPDRPSRGELVCDGVTVQWRRERDGIRIVRIAGAPRGAAVAPYVAAAATDAGVTGLRAAE; translated from the coding sequence GTGACTGCCGAGGTCGGTGACCGGCTGGCCGCGCTCGTACGCGACCGGTGGTCCGCCGCACCGGTCGTGCTGGCCGTCAACCGCTTCGACGGTGCGATGCGCGCCCTCGCCGCCGAGCTCGCCGCCGTCGGGGCGGACGTGCGCGGCATCGTCAGCGCCGAGCCCATCCCGGTCGACGTCCATCCCGCGGCACCGCGCTGGGCGGCCAGCGGTCATGGCCACCGGCTGACGCGCACCGGGTTCGACCGCTGGCTGCGCACGGCGCCGGACGACGTCGCGACGTTCCTCGACGTCGTGGATCCCCATCGGCAGGCACGCGTCCTGGCCAGCACGTACACCGCGGTTCCCGAGCTCTTCGGGCGACCGGTCCACGGCTGGTGGCGGGCGGACTCGGCCCGCTGGGAGGACAAGACCGCGGTGGACACGCTCTGGGCCGCGGCGGGCATGCCGGCGCCGGCGCACCGCATCGTCGACCTGAGCGACCCGCCGGACGCCGCGGGCATCCTGGCCGGACTCGATCGCGGCCGGGGCGTGATGATCGCTGCCGACGCGAGCCAGGTCGTGCTCGGCAGCTCCAAGGGGCTGCGGTGGGTGCACTCGCCGGACGAGACCCGGGCCGCGCTCGCCGACCTCGCCCGCTTCAGCGCGACGGCGCGGGCCGCGACCTTCGTCGACGGCGTTCCCTTCAGCATCCTGGGCATGGTCCGCCCGGACGGCGTCGCGGTCTTCGAGCCGTTCGAGATCCTGACGCTGCTGGGACCGGAACCCGCGCCGCTGGTGTACTGCGGGACGTCCACCCACTGGCACGCCCCGGCCCCGGTGCGGGACGGTATCCGGCGGGCGACTCGACGCGTCGGCACGCTGCTCGCCGAGCAGGACGGGTACCGGGGGGTCTTCAGCGTCGACGGGGTGGCGGGTCGCGACTTCGTGGCCACCGAGCTCAACCCCCGTCACGTCTCCGGACTCACGCTGTGGGCCGGTCGCCCCGACGTCCCGTTCCGCCTGTTCGCCCGTGACACGCAGGAGGGCACGGACGCGCCGTACGCGTCGATCGGCACGTCCGAGCTGGAGGAGTTCGTCGCGTCGACGCTGCGAGACAGCCCGGGAACGGTGGCGTGGATTCCGGATCCGGACCATGGCGCGCCGGACCGGCCGTCGCGCGGCGAGCTCGTCTGCGACGGTGTCACGGTGCAGTGGCGTCGCGAACGCGACGGCATCCGGATCGTGCGGATCGCGGGTGCGCCGCGCGGCGCGGCCGTGGCGCCCTACGTGGCGGCCGCCGCGACCGACGCCGGGGTCACGGGGTTGCGGGCGGCGGAGTAG
- a CDS encoding MbtH family protein: MSEPEDDRIYTVVRNDEGQYALWPADLDVPAGWVEQGRRGTEQECSDWVDTVWTDMRPLSLVRASATPPPATP; this comes from the coding sequence ATGAGCGAGCCGGAGGACGATCGGATCTACACCGTCGTGCGCAACGACGAGGGCCAGTACGCGCTCTGGCCGGCCGACCTCGACGTTCCCGCCGGGTGGGTCGAGCAGGGCAGGCGCGGCACCGAGCAGGAGTGCAGCGACTGGGTCGACACGGTCTGGACCGACATGCGACCGCTGAGCCTCGTGCGCGCGAGCGCTACTCCGCCGCCCGCAACCCCGTGA